The genome window TATTGGATATGTTCTGTAAATAAATCCGTAATTTTTTTGGTTTTTGAAATTTTCTCCGAAGATTGCATATTAGCAATTAAGGATTTAGCTTTTTTCCTAGCGATAGCCTTGGACTCAGAGATAATTTTCTCCAATGATTCCCTCTTCTAATAAGGAAATAATTTTTTTAGTTTTTTCTTCGATTTCTGGATGTTCGCTTGGGTTGATATCAACTGATAATTTCCATTGTGCCAATTCATCAGCAATATTCATCGCACAGAGGACTGCAATTTTGGTCTTAGAAGCTTGAGGCATCGCAGCTTGCAATTCCCTCATGCGTTCTTCTACAGTTTCTGCTAGAGCAAGGATAGTTTTGTCGTCTGCATCTCCAACAATCGTATATTCATCGCCGAGTATGCGAACTCTTACACGGGAAGGAGATGGTTCCATGAAAGTCTAGTTAGGCTCTTCTTCTATAATTAAAAAGTCATCATCGTCATCAGCATCAAAAACATTGATCGCTTCATCATCATCTTCAATGATTATATCATCTTCATCATCTAGATCAATCATCTCTGGAGCAGATGCAGAAGTAACAGAAACATTTTCAGAAGAAATTGCAGCTTTGGATGGTGAAGAACTAACTTCCTCTTCTGTCAAAACTTCATCTTCATCATCATCTAACAGGATAATTTCATCTTCATCGTCCAAGTCAGCAGGCGAAACTTCTTTAGCTGGAGAAGCAGTAGCCGCCTGTGCAGAACTTGAGTTGCTGCTATTCGATGAATTGGAATTGTCGGTTGATACTGGTTGGGATGCTGATCCCGCAGATGATGGTTTGGAAGAAGATGGGCTAAGTGACACTCCATCCAATCTACCCATAAGATTATTGATCTTATTCTCAAGCAGATTTTCACGACTTCGCAATTCTTCTAATTCTTTTTCTGAAGATTCAAGTTGCTTACGGAGACTATTGAGTTCTCTCTCTTTCTCCTCCATAGCCAGCTTCATCTGGTCATTCTCAGCTCGGAGAGTTTCGTTCTCTGACTCTAAGCGACTATTCTCAGAGCGCAAATCTCCAATAAGCTCTAAAGCTTTAATGACTTTTGATTCTAAATCTTCTATGGTTTGTACTGTAAGCATTCTCTAACCGCCTATTGGATTGCTCTGATCAATATATATTGACCATAAACTCAGATCAAGACTAATTTGCTGTCTTGACCTTTTCGATGATAGCGCTAAAAACGTCTTTGTTATTGAAAGCAAGCTCAGCCAATGCTTTTCGATCCAAAGCAATTCCTAATTTCTTCAATCCATGCATGAATTTTGAATAAGACAATCCACCTTCACGAGCTGCAGCGTTGATTCTCACAATCCAAAGTTTTCTGAATTCTGATTTCTTCTTACGTCTATCTCGGTATGCCCACTGACCCGCTTTCATTACAGCAGATTTAGCTGTTCTGAAAAGTTTTGATCTTCCACCGCGAAAACCTTTTGCGGCTTTTAAGACTTTTTTTCTACGGTTTTTATGTATCGTTCCGTTTACTGCGCGTGGCATATTCTATCCTCCGTAAGGTAGAAGTTTTCTTACTCTACCTTCGTCTGTTACATCGACAACATGTGTTCCACCAAGTCTTCTCTTCTGCTTGGGAGTTTTCTTCTCAAGAATATGGCGAGTCTTAGCACCACCTCTCAAAATTTTACCGTTCTTGGTAATCTTGAATCTTTTCTTAGCAGCCCGATTGGTTTTTAGTTTATAACCAGCCATCATCCAACTTCCTTTATAAAATGTTAACTTTTCGGATTAAGAACTACAACGATAGTTCTTCCGTCCTGAGCGGGGTTTTTTTCTGCAGTTGCAACTTCTGCAAGGTCTTCAACCATTCTCTGAACCACTTTCATTCCTAAATCAGAATGGAGCATTTCACGACCCCTAAAACGAAGAGTAACCTTAACTTTGTCACCCTTTTGAAGAAATTCTATTGCATGTTTCTTCTTAATTTCGTAATCATTGCTGTCAATTCTAGGTCGAATCTTTATCTCTTTGATTGTAACGACGTGTTGTTTTTTCTTGGCTTCCTTGACTTTCTTAAGTTGCTCAAATCGGTATTTACCGTAGTCAATTAACTTACAAACGTGAACGTCCTGATCCGCTGAAACTTCAACTAAATCAAGTTCCGCTTCACGCGCTCGGCGCAGAGCCTCTTCAATGGAAACGATAACAGGACCCTCATCCGTCACAAGACGAACATTGTCCACACCCTTTATCTGCTCATTGATCCTTGTATTGGAAAACCTATCGTTATTCTGTCTCTGATTATTCGACCTCTTCTGCATTCATTCTCCAGCTATAAATTCCCATATTTTTAAAAACAAGTCTAGTGACAATCGATTTTTCACAATTCAGCCGAAAGCATAGCGAAAAACGCATCGAAACTCATCGATTCCGTGTTTTCTTCGCCTCTTTTTCGAACAGAGACCAATTCTCCATTTACTTCTTTGTCGCCGATAATGAGGTTAAAATTACTTCTCTTTAGAATAGATTCCCGAATTTTCGTTCCGATTTTCTCATTCCTATAATCGGCTTCAACGCGTAGACCTTTGTCCATTAAAAGATTTGTAATCTTCTTCGCATACTCATTGTGACTTTCTGCAACTGTTAAAACGCGAATTTGAATCGGAGAAATCCAAAGCGGGAACTTGCCTTCAAAATGCTCGATCAATATTCCAATAAATCTTTCCAAGGATCCGTAAATCGCTCGGTGGATCATAACAGGTTGGTGCTTTTTGCCGTCATTTCCTGCATATTCCAACTCGAATCTATTGGGCATAGAAAAATCTATCTGAATAGTTCCGCATTGCCAGAGTCGACCGAGACTATCTTTTATATTAAACTCAATTTTTGGACCATAGAAAGCACCTTCGCCTTCTTTTATCCCATATGATAAATTCTTAGAATCGAGAGCTTGCTTCAACGAATTGGTCGCCATCTCCCAATCTTCGTCGGCACCTTGACTTTTCTCAGGTCTTGTTGCGATAAATGTTTGGAATTCAGTAAAGCCAAATTTGCGATATACATCAAATGTAAAATCTATAATATCACTTACTTCGGCTAACAAGGATTCGAATGAACAAAAAATATGAGCATCATCCTGAGTAAAAGCACGCACTCTAAACAAACCATGCAAAACTCCAGACAACTCATGACGATGAACTGTTCCCAATTCCATATATCGAATCGGCAATTCTTTATAAGAATGCATATGATGTTTATAAACTAGCGAACAACCTGGACAGTTCATTGGTTTCACTGCAAAATCATCTTCATCAATTTGCGTAAAATACATATTCTCTTTGAAGTTGTCCCAATGCCCACTCCGCTTCCAGAGACTTGAATTCAAGATTGCTGGAGTTTTGATCTCGTGATAGCCACGCTTAAAACATTCAGATCGTATATACTCCGCTAAACTATTCCATAGAACTGTACCTTTTGGATGCCAGAATGGAAAACCAGGTGCTTCTTCCTGAAAGGAAAAAAGATCTAACTCTTTACCAAGTTTTCTATGATCTCTTTTCTTTGCTTCCTCTATCTGATAGATATATTCATCTAATTCTTTTTTGCTAGGAAAGGAAACTCCATAGATTCGAGTAAGCATCTTGTTGTCTTTATTCGCTTTCCAATATGCTCCACTAATCGCAGTTAGCTTGAAAGCTTTCAATAAAGAAGTATTGGGTACGTGTGGGCCACGGCATAGATCATACCATTCCCCTTGCCCATACAGTGATACATGGTCATCGGTAAATCCACTGATCAATTCTACTTTATAGACTTCGCCTTCTTTCTTGAACTTCTCAATCGCTTCAGCTCGACTTAATTCCCAGCGATTGACATCCAATCCTTCTTTTACAATCTTCTCCATCTCTTTCTCAATGATTGGAAGATCATCGGGAGTAATCGTCGCCGATGGAAAATCAATATCATAATAAAAAAATCCAGGGCCTGTCTCAATGACCGGACCCACGGTAAGTTTGGCATCTTTCCACAATCTCTGAACAGCTTGTCCGAGAAGATGAGCCGATGAATGATGAAAGATTTCCTTACCTTGCTTATCAGCAAATGTGAGGATTTGAATTTTGCAGTCTTCTACAGGAACGAAACTGAGATCCACAGTTTGATTGTTGTTTATTATAACCCCGAGGGCTTTGCTTTTCAGAAAGTTAAGATTTTCTGCAATAAAATCGCGAAAACTCTGTCCAGATTTCATGGATTTGGATGAGCCATCCGGCAGAGTAATATTTATCAAGGACGAGGGACTAGCTACTGACATTCTTTTACAATTTTCTCAGAAATAGTACAAAATTCTACTAGAAAAAGAAAAAATATCCTAAGCCGAGGAAATATTGTGGTTAAATCTTTTTTCTTCAACCACCACAGCACAACTTGATTTCGAAAATTATTCTGGAAATAAAAAACACTCTTTCGAAATAAATGCAAAAACGAACCTACACTATGAGAAATATTAGAAATCTAAACCCACAAAAACAAAATTTACATTAGGGCATATTAACATATAATAATGTTTTAAAAATTTATTGACAAATAAAATTTTGATCTTAGTCTGTCAGCTCTATGAAAATTTCCAGAATAGCATTGATTTTTTTTATTCTAGGTTTCACCCAATGCAATATTCCAAGTTTGAATAAATCAGAATTACAAGGCTTAACAGAAATCCAGACATTATTACGCTTAATTGATTCTCTTAATAATGATTCGAACATCCCTAATTCGAATCTTGCCATTTCATATGCCGAATCAAGTTACTCTTTCCTAACTGGGGAGGAAATATCGGAAATTGTTCCGGAAACTCAAGGCTCACCAACGGAATTTTCTATTTCGCCTCAATTGGTTTCTGGTCTGAACTTCGATTCTGCAACTGGAGCAATATCAGGAACACCTAATAAAGTAATTACTAACCAAATTTATACAATAACAGCAAGTAAACTTTCTGAAACTCAATCGGCAACCATCTCAATTACTACACGGATCCCATCAGCTTGTTCAGATACTACAATCGTTTTAGGAAGTGGAACCAGTATAGATCCATTTCAAATCTGTAGCCCCGATCAATTACAGAGTTTAACCGCACATCATATCGCTAATCCAAATTCATTCTACGAATTACAGCAAGATCTGGATCTTTCTTCTATAGCAAATTTCGATCCTATTGGAACATCTGTAAATCCTTTCAATGGAGTCTTCAATGGAAATTATCATACAATATTTAATCTTAAGATAGATTACCCGGCAATATCGAGTGTTGGACTTTTTGGTGAAACATCTGGAGGATTAACTACGATAATACAAAATCTTAGACTTCGAAATGCTTGGGTTAGAGGCTTGTCAAGAGTTGGTAATTTAATTGGTAATTCGGCCGCCAATCAAGTAGAAAATATTATATCATACGATGGATATAGTCGATCTGAATCTGATGCTGCTGGCGGATTGATCGGTAGAAATTCTGGAGTCGCTGTAATTTATAATTCTGGTTTTACAGGGACAGTGGAGGTGGTAACTAATTATGCAGGCGGTATCCTTGGTTATGCTTTCGGATCAGATCAAATGAAGAAATGCTTTGCTAATGCTACTGTTTCAGGGGGAGATTACATTGGTGGTTTGATTGGAAGGCAAGTATCAATATTTATTGAAGATAGTTATGCTCAAGGTTCAGTAACTGGGGCGACCTATGTTGGTGGATTATCAGGCAGATCATCATTTGGTGCTGCCAGTATAACAAATTCCTATTCTGCAGTTGTCGTTTCCCCTGGAGTTATTCAAGGCGGATTAGTCTCAGAAATATCCGCAGCTGTAAATAATTCCTATTACGATTCTGATATAACAACACAAGCCGATAATGATACCCGTGGACAGCCTAGAACAACAAACCAATTAAAATGCCCTACAGAACCTAACGATAGTTGTGCTGGTATCGTGATATTTGATACATGGGATCCAACTATTTGGAACTTCGGAGATGGCACGACTTATCCTAGTCTGCAATGGGAGAAGGATTTTTAACTTTCTTTCACTCCGCATGCTATGCGCCTACTTCGTACAACTTTGTAGTTAAATCTTTTTTTACCACCACAGCACAATTTCCTTCGGAAAATTATGCTGGGCAGGCAGAGGTAAGGCATAAAAAAAGGGCGGAAGATTCCGCCCTTTTTCGGTTTAGAAAAAAACTAGAAATTAGATTCCAGCTTTTCCTCTTTCGCCAGTTCTGATACGGATCACTTCTTCTAGAGGCATGATCATGATCTTTCCATCACCAACTTTACCGTCACCGGTCTTGGCAGCTTTCAAGATTGCATCAACTGTTGGTTTTACGAATTCATCATTTACAGCAATTTCTAATCTAACTTTTCTGATTAGGTTAACTGTATATTCATGACCACGGAAAACTTCTGTTTTACCTTTTTGTTGTCCGTAACCTTGAACATCACTTACAGTCAATCTATAGATCTCATTTTTGGTTAACTCTGCTTTTACTTCTTCCAACTTATGTGGCTGGATGATTGCAACGATTAGCTTCATATAAATACCTTCCTTATTATCTTATCCTAATTTTATATATTGTATCCACTCTCACCATGTATCTCGGAGTCTAGTCCTGCAATTTCTTTTTCCTCAGAAATTCGGAATCCGATCGTTTTTTCTATGGCAAAAGCTAAAATATACGATACTCCAAAGGAATATAGACCAGTAGCGAGAACGGATACTGTTTGCACCCAAATCTGCTCGCCTCGTCCACCAATTCCTTCCGCTAACTCAACAGCGAAAACACCAGTCAAGATGGCACCAAGCGCACCACCGACACCATGAATACCGAAAGCATCCAAGCTGTCATCATAACCTAGTTTGTTCTTCATCATGATCGCACCATAACAAATAGGTGAGACGATGAATCCCATAATAATAGCACCTAACGGCTCTGTGGTTCCTGCAGCAGGAGTAATCACAACAAGTCCAGCTACAATTCCTGATGCTGCACCAAGTGCTGTTGCCTTCTTGGTGTGAAGCCACTCGATTAGCATCCATGCACAACCTGCAGCAGCTGGAGCGATCAATGTTACTGCAAGAGCGCGTCCTGCAACTCCATCACTCGCAAGCCCTGATCCAGCGTTAAATCCGAACCATCCAAACCACAACAATCCAGAACCAAGCAAAGTGTAGGTGAGATTGTTTGGCTTCATAAGGGAGGCAGCATCCCCTTTTCTTTTACCAATTACAAGAACAGCAGCAAGTCCAGCAATACCAGAAATCAAATGCACTACAGTTCCACCTGCAAAGTCAATTGCACCATCACTTGCAAGCCAACCCGATCCGCTCCATACCCAGTGCCATACAGGATCATAGACAAAAGTTGCCCATAGTAGAATAAATACTATATATCCGGACATTTTGACACGTTCCGCAAGTGCTCCTGAAATTAGAGCTGGAGTGATCAATGCAAATGTTCCTTGGAATACAAAGAATACAAATTCTGGAATGCTTCCTTCAAGCGAGTCAGCTGTTACACCAGATAAGAACATTTTGTCAAAACCACCGAAATAAGGATTATCTCCAGTAGTAGCAAAACTATATCCAATGATGGTCCACTGCAAAGTTAACACAAGTATTGCGATAAAACTATGCATCATTGTTGATAATACGTTTTTGGAACGAACGATTCCGCCGTAGAACAGTGCGAGTCCTGGGATCATGAAAAATACGAAGCTAGAAGCAACGATCATCCATGCCGTGTCGCCTTTGTCTAAGACGTCTCCGGCTTCTTCAGTGGCTACAGCATCTTGCGCGAAGAGTAGTCCTGGAAGAAGAAAGAGTAAGGTGAGAAAGATTTTCCTTAGAATGGATTGTCTTCCTATTTTTACGATTTGGTCTTTTATCATATGTTTTTCCTGTCAGATAAACTTTCCTTTTTTGTGCAACTTATGTACCAATTAATAAGAATGCACAAAAACTTTAAATAAATGCTGTATTCTTAAGCAGATCGATGCAAAAGAAAAGAAAATTGAGTTTCGGGAAATCTCCTAAATCGTACGAATTGTCTAATTTTTAAACATTTCGTACAAATTGGGAGCTAGAAGTTATCATGGAATGTTTAGGCAAAATTGAAGTTTTGCTTATCGACTTGATTGTATTTCTAGAATACCGATGATAGAATATAGAAACAGGAGAAAATCCCTCTATGAAAATTCTGCATCTGAGTATATTTCCGAAAAAAGACCGATTCAATGTCTATTTATCTGTAATTATCCTTCTCGCGATCAGCGTTCTATCTTCTTTGGGAGCCGAGAATAAAATGATGAGGATCTCTGGGGAATTGGTAGATACTGGAGAAAGTTATGGTAAAAAATATTTTTCCGTTCGAGAAGACACTTCAGGACGAACTCATCATATCATCTGTCAAGATGCTTGGATTCAAGAAATTGAATCGGCGAAGAATCAATCCAGCGATTCTCAAAAACCTCATATAAATGTGAAAGCGCAGATTGTTCGAGTTGGCAATCCAATGCTCGTATGCGTCTCCAAACCCATAGTTCGAGGAGGAGTGAGCAGCGGGAAAATTCTTTCCAACAATGTTCAAGGCGCTGAGAAAAGGGTAATGGGACAAATTTTGCAAGCTGACCCTAATTCAGGATTGCTTACCATACAGACTGCATTGAGAAAAACCTATCTTAAAGTATCTCCCGAGCGAGCCGAAGCCATTCATCAGAAACTCAGCCAAATGGAAGTCCAGAACATTGATGATGTATTTTTATATGATCGAAATCGAGGCTATTTTGTAGGAAGATCTGAATCTTTCCGTTGACCATTCTATCCCATACTAGAATCTAGCAAAGAATGAAAGCTTATCTAGTTCTAGAATCTGGTGAAGTTTTTGAAGGATTTTCTTTTGGTTCAGAAACCAATCTGACTGGTGAAGTTGTATTCAACACATCCATGTCTGGATACCAAGAAATCTTAACTGACCCATCTTACCGCAATCAAATTGTTACTTTGACCTACCCAATGATCGGGAATTACGGAATCAACTCCGAAGATATGGAAAGTTCTCGTGTTCAAGTATCGGGACTTATAGTAAAAGAATATGTGGACTATCCATCCAATTATAGATCTGAGAAAACTCTCGGTGACTTTCTAAAAGAATACAATATTCCAGGGATTCAAGGTATCGATACAAGAAAGTTAACACGAATCTTGCGAACAAAAGGCGCTACAAATGGCGGGATTTTTATTGCAGAGAAATTCTCTGAATCCTTTCGCGACGAGGTCAAGAAATTTCCTGGCTTGGTTGGCGCCGATCTTGCTCGAGTAGTCACAACAGAAAAATCATATACTTTTGGAACACATAGTCCAGAAAAATATAAAGTTGCCGTCTTCGATTATGGTGTAAAGCAAAACATTCTAAAATTACTAGATTCGAATGGATTCTCAGTTACCGTATATCCTGCATTAACTCAAGCTAAAGACATCATGAATCAAGGATACGATGCGTATTTCATGTCCAATGGACCCGGTGATCCAGAGCCTTTGGACTATGCCATTCAATCTGCAAAAGACATTATCAACGCTGGGACTCCACTTTTTGGGATCTGCCTAGGTCATCAGATTATAGGACAAGCTCTAGGTAAGAAAACAGCAAAGTTAAAATTTGGCCATCGTGGTGGAAACCATCCTGTGCAAAATACAGACAATGGAAAAGTGGAAATCACAGCACAAAACCATGGCTTTGTGGTAGTTCGCGATGAATCGGATGATGTCCCAATTACACATATCAATTTATTTGATAATACAATCGCTGGACTTAGATCCAAAGACAAACCTGTAATGGCAGTTCAATATCATCCTGAAAGTTCACCTGGTCCGCATGACTCTGGTTATCTTTTTCAAGAATTTTATAATATGGTTAAGAAATCAAAGCATCAATAGGAGAAAAAAATGCAAGATAACGAGAAGAATATTTGGGGTGTACCTTACGCGACAGAAGTTTCCTGGGAAGCATTTCTACATGATATCTGGGATCCAACTTCGGAAGAAGTTTTTCAACCTAAGAAATTTATAGGAATTGGATACGGAATCAATCTGTATGCGATTGGAAAGAAAGCAGGCTGGCTCTAAGAGCTGGCTTTTTTTATAAAAGGTTCACAATAAATTGCAAAATCTAAAAACTTCGATCTGGAATTTTCTCGAGTTTCCAGCGACTACTCTCGCGAAAACATACAGATTTATCCTCATTCTTATTGTCATGTTTTCTGTGGCTTATCCATTTTTGGATTTTTTCTCAATGGCAATTGGCGAAGACTTCTATGCAGAGCATAAATGGATAGAATGGACGATTTTGATTGTTTTTGCAACAGAGTATTCATTACGATTGTTTTCGGCTCCTTCTAAGAAAGAATTTATTTTCAGTTTTAATGGCGTTATAGATTTTCTATCTTTTGCTCCATTTATAGTATTAATCGCTTTTGATTTGGAAGCACAAACTTATGGATTACGATTGCTCCGATTTTTGAGAATCTCTCAATCATTGCGATTATTGAAATATTCTAATCTTAAGATAAGAACTAAGATTTTCCTTGCCTTTCTTGTTTCGACTTTGATTATTTTGGTTCCGACGTTATTCTATGTTTATAATTATTTTACAAATCTAAAGGAAGCTGATATTCGCTC of Leptospira sp. GIMC2001 contains these proteins:
- a CDS encoding cell division protein ZapA; this encodes MEPSPSRVRVRILGDEYTIVGDADDKTILALAETVEERMRELQAAMPQASKTKIAVLCAMNIADELAQWKLSVDINPSEHPEIEEKTKKIISLLEEGIIGENYL
- the rplT gene encoding 50S ribosomal protein L20, encoding MPRAVNGTIHKNRRKKVLKAAKGFRGGRSKLFRTAKSAVMKAGQWAYRDRRKKKSEFRKLWIVRINAAAREGGLSYSKFMHGLKKLGIALDRKALAELAFNNKDVFSAIIEKVKTAN
- the rpmI gene encoding 50S ribosomal protein L35 — encoded protein: MAGYKLKTNRAAKKRFKITKNGKILRGGAKTRHILEKKTPKQKRRLGGTHVVDVTDEGRVRKLLPYGG
- the infC gene encoding translation initiation factor IF-3; protein product: MQKRSNNQRQNNDRFSNTRINEQIKGVDNVRLVTDEGPVIVSIEEALRRAREAELDLVEVSADQDVHVCKLIDYGKYRFEQLKKVKEAKKKQHVVTIKEIKIRPRIDSNDYEIKKKHAIEFLQKGDKVKVTLRFRGREMLHSDLGMKVVQRMVEDLAEVATAEKNPAQDGRTIVVVLNPKS
- the thrS gene encoding threonine--tRNA ligase, whose translation is MINITLPDGSSKSMKSGQSFRDFIAENLNFLKSKALGVIINNNQTVDLSFVPVEDCKIQILTFADKQGKEIFHHSSAHLLGQAVQRLWKDAKLTVGPVIETGPGFFYYDIDFPSATITPDDLPIIEKEMEKIVKEGLDVNRWELSRAEAIEKFKKEGEVYKVELISGFTDDHVSLYGQGEWYDLCRGPHVPNTSLLKAFKLTAISGAYWKANKDNKMLTRIYGVSFPSKKELDEYIYQIEEAKKRDHRKLGKELDLFSFQEEAPGFPFWHPKGTVLWNSLAEYIRSECFKRGYHEIKTPAILNSSLWKRSGHWDNFKENMYFTQIDEDDFAVKPMNCPGCSLVYKHHMHSYKELPIRYMELGTVHRHELSGVLHGLFRVRAFTQDDAHIFCSFESLLAEVSDIIDFTFDVYRKFGFTEFQTFIATRPEKSQGADEDWEMATNSLKQALDSKNLSYGIKEGEGAFYGPKIEFNIKDSLGRLWQCGTIQIDFSMPNRFELEYAGNDGKKHQPVMIHRAIYGSLERFIGILIEHFEGKFPLWISPIQIRVLTVAESHNEYAKKITNLLMDKGLRVEADYRNEKIGTKIRESILKRSNFNLIIGDKEVNGELVSVRKRGEENTESMSFDAFFAMLSAEL
- a CDS encoding putative Ig domain-containing protein, whose amino-acid sequence is MKISRIALIFFILGFTQCNIPSLNKSELQGLTEIQTLLRLIDSLNNDSNIPNSNLAISYAESSYSFLTGEEISEIVPETQGSPTEFSISPQLVSGLNFDSATGAISGTPNKVITNQIYTITASKLSETQSATISITTRIPSACSDTTIVLGSGTSIDPFQICSPDQLQSLTAHHIANPNSFYELQQDLDLSSIANFDPIGTSVNPFNGVFNGNYHTIFNLKIDYPAISSVGLFGETSGGLTTIIQNLRLRNAWVRGLSRVGNLIGNSAANQVENIISYDGYSRSESDAAGGLIGRNSGVAVIYNSGFTGTVEVVTNYAGGILGYAFGSDQMKKCFANATVSGGDYIGGLIGRQVSIFIEDSYAQGSVTGATYVGGLSGRSSFGAASITNSYSAVVVSPGVIQGGLVSEISAAVNNSYYDSDITTQADNDTRGQPRTTNQLKCPTEPNDSCAGIVIFDTWDPTIWNFGDGTTYPSLQWEKDF
- a CDS encoding P-II family nitrogen regulator: MKLIVAIIQPHKLEEVKAELTKNEIYRLTVSDVQGYGQQKGKTEVFRGHEYTVNLIRKVRLEIAVNDEFVKPTVDAILKAAKTGDGKVGDGKIMIMPLEEVIRIRTGERGKAGI
- a CDS encoding ammonium transporter — protein: MIKDQIVKIGRQSILRKIFLTLLFLLPGLLFAQDAVATEEAGDVLDKGDTAWMIVASSFVFFMIPGLALFYGGIVRSKNVLSTMMHSFIAILVLTLQWTIIGYSFATTGDNPYFGGFDKMFLSGVTADSLEGSIPEFVFFVFQGTFALITPALISGALAERVKMSGYIVFILLWATFVYDPVWHWVWSGSGWLASDGAIDFAGGTVVHLISGIAGLAAVLVIGKRKGDAASLMKPNNLTYTLLGSGLLWFGWFGFNAGSGLASDGVAGRALAVTLIAPAAAGCAWMLIEWLHTKKATALGAASGIVAGLVVITPAAGTTEPLGAIIMGFIVSPICYGAIMMKNKLGYDDSLDAFGIHGVGGALGAILTGVFAVELAEGIGGRGEQIWVQTVSVLATGLYSFGVSYILAFAIEKTIGFRISEEKEIAGLDSEIHGESGYNI
- the carA gene encoding glutamine-hydrolyzing carbamoyl-phosphate synthase small subunit gives rise to the protein MKAYLVLESGEVFEGFSFGSETNLTGEVVFNTSMSGYQEILTDPSYRNQIVTLTYPMIGNYGINSEDMESSRVQVSGLIVKEYVDYPSNYRSEKTLGDFLKEYNIPGIQGIDTRKLTRILRTKGATNGGIFIAEKFSESFRDEVKKFPGLVGADLARVVTTEKSYTFGTHSPEKYKVAVFDYGVKQNILKLLDSNGFSVTVYPALTQAKDIMNQGYDAYFMSNGPGDPEPLDYAIQSAKDIINAGTPLFGICLGHQIIGQALGKKTAKLKFGHRGGNHPVQNTDNGKVEITAQNHGFVVVRDESDDVPITHINLFDNTIAGLRSKDKPVMAVQYHPESSPGPHDSGYLFQEFYNMVKKSKHQ